A single region of the Triticum dicoccoides isolate Atlit2015 ecotype Zavitan chromosome 2B, WEW_v2.0, whole genome shotgun sequence genome encodes:
- the LOC119368810 gene encoding trihelix transcription factor ASR3-like: MSASSDPSPSSSSAAAAASASPLAAYHAHPHHPHPHHLHLSTPPHAYPPAAPPPSPASAPRDYRKGNWTLHETLILITAKRLDDDRRAGGGAGGVAMAGPSSPPTPRSAEQRWKWVENYCWINGCLRSQNQCNDKWDNLLRDYKKVRDYEARRASIAAAPSAQPQPQTPLPSYWTMERHDRKERNLPTNLAPEVYDALLDVLSRRAARRGGAAIAPAAPAPLALPPPPPPPPPPPSPPKPLLNQQQQQQQQKQHRLHPQPPPLLQLPAPVAQPSVPSATSVSAEEEMTGSSESGSDGLDLGGMSGGVGGNGDEPEAKRRRRAERLGSSVVRSATVLARTLVACEDRRERRHREVLELEERRLRLEAERNEVRRQGFAGLVAAVNGLSGAIHALVSDHHGRSGDSSR; the protein is encoded by the exons ATGTCGGCGTCGTCGGAcccctcgccgtcctcctcctcggccgcggcggcggcgtcggcgtcccCGCTCGCCGCCTACCACGCGCACCcgcaccacccccacccccaccacctGCACCTCTCCACGCCGCCGCACGCGTACCCGCCcgcggcgccgcccccttccccggcGTCCGCGCCCAGGGACTACCGCAAGGGCAACTGGACGCTGCACGAGACGCTCATCCTCATCACCGCCAAGCGCCTCGACGACGACCGCCGGGCGGGCGGGGGCGCGGGCGGCGTGGCCATGGCGGGCCCGTCCTCGCCGCCCACGCCGCGCTCGGCCGAGCAGCGGTGGAAGTGGGTCGAGAACTACTGCTGGATCAACGGCTGCCTCCGCAGCCAGAACCAGTGCAACGACAAGTGGGACAACCTCCTCCGCGACTACAAGAAGGTCCGCGACTACGAGGCCCGCCgtgcctccatcgccgccgccccgtcagcgcagccgcagccgcagacGCCGCTCCCGTCCTACTGGACCATGGAGCGGCACGACCGCAAGGAGCGCAACCTGCCAACCAACCTCGCCCCGGAGGTCTACGACGCGCTGCTCGACGTTCTCTCCCGTCGCGCGGCACGCCGGGGCGGCGCCGCGATCGCGCCCGCGGCTCCAGCCCCGCTCGCCCTGCCGCCTCCACCCCCTCCCCCACCACCGCCACCCTCGCCGCCGAAGCCTCTCctcaatcagcagcagcagcagcaacagcagaagcAGCACCGTCTTCACCCTCAGCCTCCGCCACTTCTCCAGCTCCCGGCGCCCGTGGCACAGCCGTCGGTGCCGTCGGCGACGTCCGTTTCCG CCGAGGAGGAGATGACGGGGTCGTCGGAGTCCGGGTCGGACGGCCTGGACCTGGGCGGGATGTCGGGAGGCGTCGGCGGGAACGGCGACGAGCCGGAGGcgaagcggcggcggcgggcggagcgGCTGGGGTCGAGCGTGGTGCGGAGCGCGACGGTGCTGGCGCGCACGCTGGTGGCGTGCGAGGACCGGCGGGAGCGGCGGCACCGGGAGGTGCTGGAGCTGGAGGAGCGCCGGCTGCGGCTGGAGGCGGAGCGCAACGAGGTCAGACGGCAGGGCTTCGCGGGCCTCGTGGCCGCCGTCAACGGCCTCTCCGGCGCCATCCACGCCCTCGTCTCCGACCACCACGGCCGCAGCGGCGACTCCTCCAGGTGA